In the genome of Muntiacus reevesi chromosome 5, mMunRee1.1, whole genome shotgun sequence, one region contains:
- the LOC136169229 gene encoding LOW QUALITY PROTEIN: transmembrane protein 225-like (The sequence of the model RefSeq protein was modified relative to this genomic sequence to represent the inferred CDS: substituted 1 base at 1 genomic stop codon), with product MGHILVRKVEATNIFFSSWVLVFLVVGLIIEEXAELKLGPQNPTISHNPWICCTSLWPSDGLEVVRNILIVVFSLSFMHNLLLGFAFTYMIPRTKYTLIMTACLAFLTGILLLSALLLYHYMLNQGESTYYSSYKVSWIIFTAYLNILLLFTSGFLSLLQYKQSINGSDSLITICKSARESQVMEQHGVSIKVVSLPAGTAMPRSIVRVHSAHMKEDSPKRPHVQAHCAT from the exons ATGGGGCACATTCTGGTCAGAAAGGTCGAGGCCACCAACATATTCTTCTCCTCCTGGGTCTTAGTATTCTTGGTGGTAGGACTCATCATAGAAgaatgagctgaactgaagttGGGACCCCAAAACCCTACGATAAGCCACAATCCATGGATATGTTGTACTTCCCTGTGGCCATC GGATGGCCTGGAAGTGGTCAGAAACATTCTGATTGTGGTGTTCAGCCTTTCTTTCATGCATAACTTGCTCCTGGGTTTTGCATTCACCTATATGATTCCTCGAACCAAATATACTCTCATTATGACTGCCTGCCTCGCTTTCCTCACAG GCATCCTTCTGCTCAGTGCACTCCTACTGTATCACTACATGCTAAATCAAGGTGAATCCACGTATTATTCGAGTTACAAGGTCTCCTGGATCATTTTCACTGCGTACTTAAACATTTTATTGTTATTCACCTCTG GATTCCTCTCTCTCTTACAGTACAAGCAGTCCATCAATGGTTCTGACAGCCTGATCACCATCTGCAAATCTGCCAGAGAAAGTCAAGTTATGGAGCAACATGGGGTTTCTATCAAAGTTGTCTCATTACCAGCAGGTACTGCAATGCCTCGTAGTATTGTCCGGGTACATTCTGCCCACATGAAAGAAGATTCTCCAAAAAGACCACACGTCCAAGCACATTGTGCAACCTAG